In one window of Pseudodesulfovibrio sediminis DNA:
- the trpS gene encoding tryptophan--tRNA ligase has product MSEKQRIVSGMRPTGPLHLGHYFGVIANWLKLQEDYNCFFFVADWHALTSEYANPTQTKGFVPGLVKDWVAAGLDPEKCSIFQQSMVKEHAELSLILSMYTPLGWLERCPTYKEQRTQLVQKELNTHGFLGYPVLMSADILMYKPCAVPVGKDQLPHLELTREIARRFNHLNETELFPEPADMLTEECKLPGLDGRKMSKSYGNSIMLSEPIEEIMPKVRSMKTDENRMRKSDPGDPKICNLFPYHKLLTDPARLPEIEAGCRDASWGCVDCKKVLMESLEKFLVPLHERRAACTDERVQEILHAGNTKARAFAEKSMDEVRKTINFDF; this is encoded by the coding sequence AAAACAACGCATTGTTTCCGGCATGCGGCCCACAGGCCCTCTTCATCTTGGTCATTACTTCGGCGTCATCGCCAACTGGCTCAAGCTCCAGGAAGATTACAACTGTTTCTTCTTCGTGGCCGACTGGCACGCCCTGACCAGTGAATACGCCAACCCCACCCAGACCAAAGGATTTGTCCCCGGTCTGGTCAAGGACTGGGTTGCCGCCGGATTGGACCCGGAAAAGTGCAGCATCTTCCAACAATCCATGGTCAAGGAACATGCGGAACTGAGCCTGATCCTGTCCATGTACACGCCTCTGGGCTGGCTGGAACGGTGTCCGACCTACAAGGAACAGCGCACCCAGCTCGTGCAGAAGGAACTGAACACCCATGGCTTCCTCGGCTACCCGGTGCTCATGAGCGCCGATATTCTGATGTACAAGCCCTGCGCAGTCCCTGTGGGCAAGGACCAACTGCCGCACCTGGAGCTGACCCGCGAGATTGCCCGACGCTTCAACCACCTCAATGAGACCGAGCTGTTCCCCGAACCGGCGGACATGCTCACCGAGGAATGCAAGCTGCCCGGCCTCGACGGTCGCAAGATGTCCAAGAGCTATGGCAACTCCATCATGCTGTCCGAACCCATCGAAGAGATCATGCCCAAGGTGCGCAGCATGAAGACCGATGAAAACCGCATGCGCAAATCCGATCCGGGCGATCCCAAGATCTGCAACCTCTTCCCGTACCACAAGCTCTTGACCGATCCGGCCAGACTGCCCGAAATAGAGGCTGGCTGCCGCGACGCATCCTGGGGCTGTGTGGACTGCAAGAAGGTGCTGATGGAATCCCTGGAAAAATTCCTCGTTCCTCTGCACGAACGCCGGGCCGCCTGCACAGACGAACGTGTGCAGGAAATCCTGCACGCAGGAAACACCAAGGCCCGTGCCTTTGCGGAAAAGTCCATGGATGAAGTCCGTAAAACAATCAACTTCGACTTCTAG
- a CDS encoding FKBP-type peptidyl-prolyl cis-trans isomerase: MTAQKGSTVKVHYTGTLKADGSQFDSSEGREPLEFKLGEGMVIAGFEKAVIGKSVGDSVTVEIPPEEGYGDPNDQLVFQVRKEQLPPNVELEAGIMLEIRTEEGQPAYVRVTEFDEEMVTLDGNHPLAGQTLVFDIKVVEVA; this comes from the coding sequence ATGACTGCTCAGAAAGGCAGCACCGTCAAGGTTCACTACACCGGCACACTCAAAGCTGACGGTTCCCAATTCGACTCCAGCGAAGGCCGCGAGCCTCTGGAGTTCAAACTGGGCGAAGGCATGGTCATCGCCGGATTCGAAAAGGCCGTTATCGGCAAATCCGTAGGTGATTCCGTGACTGTGGAGATCCCGCCCGAGGAGGGCTACGGTGACCCCAACGATCAGTTGGTTTTTCAGGTTCGCAAGGAGCAACTGCCCCCCAACGTGGAACTGGAAGCCGGTATCATGCTGGAAATCCGCACCGAGGAGGGCCAGCCTGCCTATGTTCGCGTGACCGAGTTCGATGAGGAAATGGTCACTCTGGACGGCAACCACCCGCTGGCCGGTCAAACCCTTGTGTTTGATATCAAGGTCGTTGAAGTAGCTTAA
- a CDS encoding pyridoxal phosphate-dependent aminotransferase translates to MSISERCCGITPFLVMELNERAEEMEREGDSVIRMCVGEPDFDTPKCINRASCEALEKGQTHYTHSLGLKELRQAIADDHKARYDIDVDPANIAVTQGTSPAMLALFSTILEAGDQVITSDPCYACYDNFITFAGAKPVKVPVSEDDAFQYRVSAIREALEANDRIKAILINSPANPTGTLLSAERMDAIAKLAEEKDIWVISDEIYHGLVYEGKEHSILEFTDKAFVLNGFSKLYAMTGWRLGYMIAPPHFMRTLQNLCQNFFISANTMAQWGGIAALKESAEDVERMKTIYNKRRVYMIDRLKKMGFAMKHEPTGAFYVLVNMRHLAEKFGGSSLKLAYDILEKGKVALTPGIDFGEGAEGYIRFSYATSMEHIEEGMNRLETYLEQYA, encoded by the coding sequence ATGAGCATTTCAGAACGTTGCTGCGGCATTACCCCCTTCCTGGTCATGGAACTCAATGAAAGGGCCGAAGAGATGGAACGCGAGGGTGACTCGGTCATCCGCATGTGCGTGGGCGAACCGGACTTTGATACCCCCAAATGCATCAATCGCGCTTCCTGTGAAGCTCTCGAAAAAGGGCAGACACATTACACCCACTCGCTGGGACTCAAGGAACTGCGTCAGGCTATCGCGGACGATCACAAGGCGCGCTACGACATTGACGTGGACCCGGCCAACATTGCGGTCACCCAGGGAACCAGCCCGGCCATGCTCGCCCTGTTCTCCACCATCCTCGAAGCAGGAGATCAGGTCATCACGTCTGACCCCTGTTATGCCTGCTATGACAACTTCATCACCTTTGCCGGAGCCAAACCGGTCAAGGTACCGGTCAGTGAAGACGACGCCTTCCAGTACCGCGTGTCCGCCATTCGTGAAGCACTGGAAGCCAATGACCGCATCAAGGCCATCCTCATCAACTCCCCGGCCAATCCCACAGGCACCCTGCTCTCGGCAGAACGCATGGACGCCATTGCCAAGCTCGCAGAAGAAAAGGACATCTGGGTTATCTCGGATGAGATTTACCACGGCCTGGTCTACGAAGGGAAAGAGCATTCCATTCTTGAATTCACGGACAAGGCATTCGTACTCAACGGATTTTCCAAACTCTATGCCATGACCGGCTGGCGACTGGGATACATGATCGCCCCGCCCCATTTCATGCGCACACTCCAGAACCTCTGCCAGAACTTCTTCATTTCCGCCAACACCATGGCGCAATGGGGCGGCATCGCGGCCCTCAAGGAATCCGCAGAGGACGTTGAACGCATGAAGACCATCTACAACAAGCGACGCGTCTACATGATCGACCGTCTCAAGAAGATGGGTTTTGCCATGAAGCATGAACCCACCGGCGCATTCTACGTGCTGGTGAACATGCGTCACCTTGCCGAAAAATTCGGCGGCAGCTCATTGAAGCTTGCGTATGACATCCTGGAAAAAGGCAAGGTCGCCCTGACCCCGGGCATTGATTTCGGAGAAGGGGCGGAAGGCTATATCCGCTTCTCCTATGCGACATCAATGGAGCACATCGAGGAAGGCATGAACCGGCTTGAAACCTACCTCGAACAATACGCCTGA
- a CDS encoding peroxiredoxin-like family protein, translated as MTDLNTQITKFEAVKKQRVSADDLNTMEQVTQELKAMGVGDQALKDGEQVPDFTLRNHKGEARTLAGYCKDGPVVFSFYRGGWCPYCNLELAALQRELPAIKAVGAQLVAITPEVPDESLSVSEKDALPFDILFDKGNTVAESFGLAFVLPEKLRPIYARFGIDIPASYGDDSFKLPVTATYIIKTDGSVASHFADVDHTKRLEPAKVVEALKQL; from the coding sequence ATGACTGATCTTAATACACAGATTACCAAGTTCGAAGCAGTAAAGAAGCAGAGGGTGTCTGCGGATGACCTCAATACCATGGAACAAGTCACTCAGGAGCTGAAAGCCATGGGTGTCGGGGATCAGGCCCTCAAGGATGGGGAACAGGTTCCTGACTTCACTCTGCGCAATCATAAGGGAGAGGCGCGGACATTGGCCGGATATTGCAAGGACGGGCCGGTTGTTTTCAGCTTCTACCGCGGCGGGTGGTGTCCATACTGCAATCTGGAGCTGGCCGCTCTACAACGGGAACTCCCTGCGATCAAAGCCGTCGGCGCACAATTGGTGGCCATAACGCCGGAAGTCCCGGATGAATCCCTGTCGGTTTCGGAAAAGGACGCGTTGCCCTTTGATATCCTGTTTGACAAGGGGAATACGGTGGCTGAATCCTTTGGTTTGGCCTTTGTTCTGCCCGAGAAATTACGCCCGATATATGCCCGCTTCGGCATTGATATTCCGGCCTCATACGGTGACGATTCGTTCAAACTGCCTGTTACTGCCACATATATCATCAAAACAGATGGCTCTGTGGCCAGTCACTTTGCAGATGTGGACCATACGAAACGACTTGAACCAGCCAAGGTGGTCGAGGCGTTGAAGCAGCTATAA